The following are encoded in a window of Gossypium raimondii isolate GPD5lz chromosome 13, ASM2569854v1, whole genome shotgun sequence genomic DNA:
- the LOC105773870 gene encoding uncharacterized protein LOC105773870 isoform X2 → MAKKGKAKSAKFEIEENESGPLDSKPLMVLSSSDDEEANEDLSLKIVEKALLVKATRFSEGYHGVSDDPGVVSVVGLASSSRGGSDVAGTSGGREEADLDLESKKIVKRKKKKTKTEKVTVAEDRNKAEMIEKVETVEEIIMAKDVETVESLDSNTLDKSDNIVLRKLLRGARYFDPPDSGWETCYNCGEEGHMAVNCKSASKRKKPCFLCGSLDHGARQCSKTQDCFICKKSGHRAKDCPDKHNSGSKHGRFCLRCGGSGHDMFSCRNDYSHDDIKEIQCYVCKSFGHLCCVNSVDTNAREVSCYRCGQVGHTGLSCGRSRGETKETTDNGSPSVCYKCGEGGHVARECITSIPSSSLCYKCRGGGHFARECSSAKVGKRNREPFTPSERPRRENREFLGYKSAPHDHGKVHKRKKIKSEEKGFCTPRKEKQRGGWIIEDAGDFSNRKYTRNHWNSPSTPSTEGRKKSSGRILGSQSSKPKNSHRYSASRFSSFGNDEPRTYNWW, encoded by the exons ATGGCGAAGAAGGGCAAGGCCAAATCAGCAAAATTTGAGATCGAAGAGAACGAATCGGGACCATTAGATTCGAAACCATTGATGGTACTAAGCAGTAGTGACGACGAGGAAGCGAATGAAGACCTAAGCTTGAAGATCGTGGAGAAAGCACTATTGGTGAAAGCGACAAGGTTTAGTGAAGGATACCACGGCGTTTCCGATGACCCAGGCGTCGTTTCTGTGGTGGGTTTGGCCTCGTCGTCACGCGGGGGATCTGATGTAGCTGGTACCAGTGGTGGCCGTGAAGAGGCAGATTTGGATttggaaagtaagaaaattgttaaaaggaaaaagaagaaaacgaaaactgaaaag GTCACAGTTGCAGAGGATAGAAATAAAGCTGAGATGATAGAGAAGGTTGAGACAGTTGAGGAGATTATTATGGCTAAGGATGTAGAGACCGTTGAATCTCTTGACTCAAATACTCTAGACAAATCTGACAATATTGTACTCCGGAAGCTTCTT CGGGGGGCGAGATACTTTGATCCTCCAGATAGTGGTTGGGAAACATGCTATAATTGTGGCGAAGAAGGGCATATGGCAGTGAACTGTAAATCTGCTTCAAAGCGGAAGAAACCATGCTTCCTTTGTGGGAGTTTGGATCATGGGGCTAGACAGTGCTCAAAG ACGCAAGATTGCTTCATATGCAAAAAAAGTGGTCACCGTGCAAAGGATTGTCCAGACAAACACAACAGTGGTTCAAAGCATGGTAGATTTTGTTTAAGATGTGGAGGTTCTGGGCATGACATGTTTTCATGCAGGAATGACTATTCTCATGATGATATCAAG GAAATACAATGCTATGTCTGCAAGAGTTTTGGCCATTTGTGTTGTGTTAATTCTGTTGATACCAATGCAAGAGAAGTTTCTTGTTACAGATGTGGCCAAGTGGGTCATACTGGTTTG TCATGTGGTCGATCACGTGGAGAAACAAAGGAAACTACTGATAATGGGTCACCTAGTGTATGCTATAAGTGCGGGGAAGGAGGACACGTTGCTCGTGAATGCATCACCTCTATCCCATCGTCTAGCTTATGCTACAAGTGTAGAGGAGGAGGACACTTTGCTCGCGAATGCAGTTCTGCTAAG GTTGGTAAAAGAAATCGTGAACCATTTACTCCTAGTGAAAGACCTCGTAGAGAAAATAGAGAGTTCTTGGGATACAAGTCTGCACCTCATGATCATGGCAAGGTCcacaaaaggaaaaagataaaatcaGAAGAGAAGGGCTTCTGTACACCAcgaaaagaaaagcaaagagGTGGTTGGATCATAGAGGATGCTGGAGATTTCTCCAATAGGAAGTACACAAGGAACCATTGGAATTCTCCCTCAACGCCATCCACTGAGGGACGTAAGAAATCTAGTGGTCGTATATTGGGTTCTCAGTCTTCTAAACCGAAGAATTCGCATAGATATTCGGCTTCAAGGTTCTCCAGTTTTGGCAATGATGAACCAAGGACTTACAATTGGTGGTAG
- the LOC105773870 gene encoding uncharacterized protein LOC105773870 isoform X1, producing MAKKGKAKSAKFEIEENESGPLDSKPLMVLSSSDDEEANEDLSLKIVEKALLVKATRFSEGYHGVSDDPGVVSVVGLASSSRGGSDVAGTSGGREEADLDLESKKIVKRKKKKTKTEKVTVAEDRNKAEMIEKVETVEEIIMAKDVETVESLDSNTLDKSDNIVLRKLLRGARYFDPPDSGWETCYNCGEEGHMAVNCKSASKRKKPCFLCGSLDHGARQCSKTQDCFICKKSGHRAKDCPDKHNSGSKHGRFCLRCGGSGHDMFSCRNDYSHDDIKQEIQCYVCKSFGHLCCVNSVDTNAREVSCYRCGQVGHTGLSCGRSRGETKETTDNGSPSVCYKCGEGGHVARECITSIPSSSLCYKCRGGGHFARECSSAKVGKRNREPFTPSERPRRENREFLGYKSAPHDHGKVHKRKKIKSEEKGFCTPRKEKQRGGWIIEDAGDFSNRKYTRNHWNSPSTPSTEGRKKSSGRILGSQSSKPKNSHRYSASRFSSFGNDEPRTYNWW from the exons ATGGCGAAGAAGGGCAAGGCCAAATCAGCAAAATTTGAGATCGAAGAGAACGAATCGGGACCATTAGATTCGAAACCATTGATGGTACTAAGCAGTAGTGACGACGAGGAAGCGAATGAAGACCTAAGCTTGAAGATCGTGGAGAAAGCACTATTGGTGAAAGCGACAAGGTTTAGTGAAGGATACCACGGCGTTTCCGATGACCCAGGCGTCGTTTCTGTGGTGGGTTTGGCCTCGTCGTCACGCGGGGGATCTGATGTAGCTGGTACCAGTGGTGGCCGTGAAGAGGCAGATTTGGATttggaaagtaagaaaattgttaaaaggaaaaagaagaaaacgaaaactgaaaag GTCACAGTTGCAGAGGATAGAAATAAAGCTGAGATGATAGAGAAGGTTGAGACAGTTGAGGAGATTATTATGGCTAAGGATGTAGAGACCGTTGAATCTCTTGACTCAAATACTCTAGACAAATCTGACAATATTGTACTCCGGAAGCTTCTT CGGGGGGCGAGATACTTTGATCCTCCAGATAGTGGTTGGGAAACATGCTATAATTGTGGCGAAGAAGGGCATATGGCAGTGAACTGTAAATCTGCTTCAAAGCGGAAGAAACCATGCTTCCTTTGTGGGAGTTTGGATCATGGGGCTAGACAGTGCTCAAAG ACGCAAGATTGCTTCATATGCAAAAAAAGTGGTCACCGTGCAAAGGATTGTCCAGACAAACACAACAGTGGTTCAAAGCATGGTAGATTTTGTTTAAGATGTGGAGGTTCTGGGCATGACATGTTTTCATGCAGGAATGACTATTCTCATGATGATATCAAG CAGGAAATACAATGCTATGTCTGCAAGAGTTTTGGCCATTTGTGTTGTGTTAATTCTGTTGATACCAATGCAAGAGAAGTTTCTTGTTACAGATGTGGCCAAGTGGGTCATACTGGTTTG TCATGTGGTCGATCACGTGGAGAAACAAAGGAAACTACTGATAATGGGTCACCTAGTGTATGCTATAAGTGCGGGGAAGGAGGACACGTTGCTCGTGAATGCATCACCTCTATCCCATCGTCTAGCTTATGCTACAAGTGTAGAGGAGGAGGACACTTTGCTCGCGAATGCAGTTCTGCTAAG GTTGGTAAAAGAAATCGTGAACCATTTACTCCTAGTGAAAGACCTCGTAGAGAAAATAGAGAGTTCTTGGGATACAAGTCTGCACCTCATGATCATGGCAAGGTCcacaaaaggaaaaagataaaatcaGAAGAGAAGGGCTTCTGTACACCAcgaaaagaaaagcaaagagGTGGTTGGATCATAGAGGATGCTGGAGATTTCTCCAATAGGAAGTACACAAGGAACCATTGGAATTCTCCCTCAACGCCATCCACTGAGGGACGTAAGAAATCTAGTGGTCGTATATTGGGTTCTCAGTCTTCTAAACCGAAGAATTCGCATAGATATTCGGCTTCAAGGTTCTCCAGTTTTGGCAATGATGAACCAAGGACTTACAATTGGTGGTAG